Proteins encoded together in one Cicer arietinum cultivar CDC Frontier isolate Library 1 chromosome 4, Cicar.CDCFrontier_v2.0, whole genome shotgun sequence window:
- the LOC101494583 gene encoding uncharacterized protein At4g15970, with protein MLPESKVLHIRRALATALLFASVSLSCLILFRDVDSYRFFSRFPSSYPLPRFSSFFPLVSNDPTATSNEYPLEKILNEAAMEDRTVILTTLNEAWAAPNSVIDLFLQSFRIGDRTRRLLNHLVIIALDQKAFARCKVIHAHCFLLASEEADFHEEAYFMTPSYLMMMWRRIDFLRSVLEMGYNFVFTDADIMWFRDPFPQFHLDADFQIACDHFTGSFDDVQNRPNGGFNFVKSNNRSIEFYKFWYSSRETYPGYHDQDVLNIIKYHPFIADIGLKMTFLDTTNFGGLCEPSRDLNQVCTMHANCCFGMDSKLHDLKVMLQDWKHYLSLPPSLKKMSVVSWRVPQKCSLDSLRYPGSLEKSVQD; from the exons ATGTTGCCGGAGTCTAAAGTCCTACATATCCGGCGCGCTCTCGCTACGGCGTTATTATTCGCTTCCGTTTCTCTCTCTTGCTTAATCCTATTCAGAGACGTTGATTCTTACCGATTCTTCTCCCGATTCCCTTCCTCTTATCCTCTTCCTCGTTTTTCGAGCTTTTTTCCGTTAGTATCTAATGATCCTACTGCG ACTAGCAATGAATATCCACTTGAAAAAATCTTGAATGAGGCTGCCATGGAAGACAGAACTGTTATCTTGACCACGTTAAATGAAGCATGGGCAGCTCCAAATTCTGTCATTGATCTTTTCCTTCAGAGCTTCAGAATAGGAGATCGTACCCGTAGGCTTTTGAACCATTTGGTAATCATTGCATTGGATCAAAAAGCATTTGCGCGCTGTAAGGTTATACATGCACATTGCTTTTTACTTGCTAGTGAAGAAGCGGACTTTCATGAAGAAGCATACTTTATGACCCCTAGCTACTTGATGATGATGTGGAGAAGGATTGATTTCCTGCGTTCTGTTCTTGAGATGGGATACAATTTTGTGTTCAcg GATGCCGATATTATGTGGTTTAGGGACCCATTTCCGCAGTTTCACCTTGATGCAGATTTCCAGATAGCTTGTGATCATTTCACTGGGAGCTTTGATGATGTACAGAACAGACCCAATGGAGGGTTCAACTTTGTAAAATCCAATAATAGGTCGATAGAGTTTTACAAATTCTGGTACTCTTCGCGAGAAACCTATCCTGGATACCATGATCAAGATGTTCTTAACATCATCAAGTATCACCCTTTCATTGCTGATATTGGGCTGAAGATGACATTTTTGGATACAACTAATTTTGGTGGACTTTGTGAGCCAAGTAGGGATTTAAACCAAGTCTGTACAATGCATGCAAATTGTTGCTTTGGTATGGATAGCAAGCTTCACGACCTTAAAGTTATGCTTCAAGATTGGAAACATTATTTGTCCCTGCCTCCAAGTTTGAAGAAAATGTCGGTTGTTTCCTGGAGGGTTCCTCAAAAATGCAG CCTCGATTCTCTCAGGTACCCTGGTTCACTAGAGAAAAGTGTTCAAGATTAA